AAAATTTCActtattttccaattaaatcctatttaattaatatttaaattttacttaaattatcccaataaaattcctttaaaattattttttcaacccaaattgattattttcaataataattatttaaaatctttaaaatttatttttcaattttttttaattttttggattattgtttaatcgattttaaatgaaattaacctcctatattaaattaaaaattactagaaacctTATAAATTACTAGTTTCACACTCGAAACCCAAAAAATATACCGGAAACTATGAGACTCGATTTAGGGATATTACACACATAGTGGCCCTTATGTTATGCATCCTTCTTCCCTTTCCTCCCCCACTTGTGGTTGTtgtttcttcattatttttcttctattcttttttattttattttttatcttctttctctATTGGTAATCTCCTTTGGTTTTCTACAAGTGACCATTCATTTTTCTATGTTGACTCGTTATCACATATCTAAATTCGATAAGCTTAAGTTGAATTCAAATCAGACCTGATCTCGTATTCCTTTCTATTTTCTCTGTTATGGTCGAATGTTACAAGTGTTCTTGGTTAAATCtcatgtttgatttttgtttttttaagaaaGGTCCAGATTTGTATGTCTCGAATCAACAATGACATCAAAGATTATTTGCATCTCTATTTTGAAGCAGTAGAAGTGTAAGTAGTgatcttggaaatcaattttgATTAGCTGATCTTTGTTCTTAATTTGGTCGAGCCTAAGTGATAATCTAAAGGTTATTTTTTTACTGTGTTTTGTTCATGATAGTGCAGATCTAATCGAGATCTTGTCAAATCTGAATATAGGAGTTGCAGATTTAAGTCTAGTGCTTCGGATTTGCATTTTTCAAGTGTAGGTATTAACTTTGTATGTTTGATGAATGCTGAAAGTATGTATGTACTTTATTGTATTGGTTGAATCCACTAAATGACCTAATTGGCATTGGTCGAATGTTCTAGGGCCTTAAATATCCAAGTGTGTATATGCTTTAAGGGATAATCATTTGTATGCCTATTGATATTGATGGATTGATGAAATGCATGTTATTACATGTCATGTATTGTTAAGTATGTTGATTGATACTGTGTATTGATTGCATGTAAGCATGTCACTGATTATTACCGTACATACTGATTGCATGTAAGCATGCCACTAATTGTTACCATAGATACTGATTACATGTAAAGTATGACACCAATAATGATCTATGGGATGCATGTTAAGCATGAATGGTTATTGACAAGCATGGTATGATACACAATTGGTATGACATATTGCACTGCATGGGGATAGGGATTGACTAGTGATGGTGGAGCTCTATGGAGTACTGGTAGTTTATCCGTAATTATATGCTGGCAGTTAATTTGCAACCCTGGAGTATTGTTCGAAGTACTACGATTTATCCACAAATTACTAGTAGTCTAACTGCAAAAATTGTTACCGATGGTTTATCGACATTGAGTTATAACTCCTATTGTTTTGGTGTATAGAtgatgagttctggggaactcattGTGTGTAGCAGACAGATGGGTAAGAACTCTGCATTGTTTTCATATGAGCATGCCTATGCACAATTGTTGTGAATATTGTGTACTGTAATGCTATGCTTTACCGAATGACTAATAGCTTGTGTGCTTCACTGATATTTTGTTtaagactcacactgagctttttagTGCTCACCCCCATAGTTTTATCCTTACAGATAATCCTCAAGGTTAGGATCATGCACGACATTTGGAGGTGTTGTCtcagtttttttaataaagtatttttaaattaccttaattttattatggtttttgagactataattttgttaatttttgaaatgtgGCATGggtttgattttgatattttatttgcatttcattaaataacatataaactGGTCAAATGAACAATAGGTCTAACTTTGGCATgtttaagtttcaaattaagAGGCGTCACTTTTTCTACTGTGTAATAATGAAATTGGAGTTTTAAAAAGGCAAATTGATGAAATCAACTAAATTTTTCTCAAATGTCACGACACTTATTAAACTGGAGTCTTAAATTAACTCGACTTAATAATCCAACGTTTTGATAATCCCAAGGAAATTCATTAAGTTTTCTAAtagttaataaaatagaatgtTTTCAAGTCTTATTGGTTATACTAGGCCATTTCAGTGGCCAATGTAGCTTTCAGAATTTGGTCATAATATTTGGGCTGAGTTAGGGAggttacataaatattttcaaaaaatatgataatgaatttaaattttatattaatattaaataaatatagttatattaaataaaataaaaatcccccACCCAAGTTTGGATTAGATTCCACCCAAGTTTCATCACTTATTTTTTAGacaaatatttactttttcacttttttcatGAGCAAAATAAAGTTCCCATCCTTGGTTGGTATAGGGACTGCAATAGCAAAGAGGGAGAGAGAGAATGTCAGTGGTGAGGGAGGTCTAGTGTAGGAAGGGGAGAGGGAGAGAGAAAATGATGGTGGTGAGGGAGGTCTGGTGGGGGAAGGGGACAGGGATAAGGGTgagggatttttattttatttaatattaatatataaatattgatataaaatttaaatttattattatattttttgaatttttttatatattttaaatatttatatattatttcttatcaataatttttatatttttatatttttaaaatttattattatatttttgaaaatatttatgtaattttatatatttgttagaattagaatcaaattgagaccATTAGTAAgttttgagggttaattttttttaaattatgactcaattgatataatgtgtaaaagttcagggctaaatttgttattatactgaTTTTTTTAACTATCACGTTAGCTTCCTTTTCTTGTTTTAACGGGAGTGACTAAAATGACCGAACTATGTAATGTGGGtgcttaaattacaaattttttattttgagtgcctaaaatgaaaaaaaaattatagttgaATGACTATCTGtgtaatttatcttaatttaaacCCCAActactaaatattaattttatatcttaaaaaaatcaatagttGGATTTGAAAGCAAGTCCCAAATCCATAAGGATAGTATTGCCCTAATCGGGATGCTCCAATTATCAATTAcagttaggggtgagcaaaatcctattcgattcgaaaaacttgataaaagattcaaaatttaaattaaatagtttgagttaatcgagttatttagatcaactcgaataaaaaattaaatattttggttaactcgaatatgaattacacagtTCGAGTTATCCGAAATTcgaataagaaaagacaaaacttcgtcgttttgataaatatttaccttttctaaatttaaaaatcaaaaccattAAGTTATAAGGCAAAAAAAACTAcatcattttgataaatgtttactcattaagttgaaaggcaaaaccattatattgtttatgtagttaaataatcagtCCATGTAAAagcaacattgagtataaataagaGGATTTGTTAACTTAACTACAAAATTTAGACTCGATTCAATTTtattcgattcgaaaaattttcaaattgaattcagttgctaaaataggattcatCAACTCGATCGGATATTCACCCCTAATTATAGATCACTAAAACCCTCTAATTACAATAACTGTCCAAATATGCCACTTTCATGTAATTGCAAGAAAATACACTAAActccaaatataaaaaaacccttggttttattttatattgttgtgttctaatttatttttgtcttgCCTAAAATTACCAAGTTCATTTTACGTTGTGTTTCTGTTTGGTCTGGctctcatttatttttcttttatctctACCCTTTGCTGGGTGTTGGCAACGGAGGCAAGGTGAAATGAGAACTTATTATTGTCACAAAGAAGTTGGTACATGAGTTCCATAACATGATGACAAGACCCATACgcaaattcaaagaaaataatatataaacccAAATAAAATTGCTGGGGAAGTGGAACCAGATAACATGATGACGACGACTGCGACGCAGGGCCATGTTTAAGCCGGGATGCTATGGAGAACCACCGTCTCAACGGTGAGCCCTGGTCCGAACCCAAACAGGACTCCCCACTCGAGCCCTTCACCCGTGGTCTGAACCCCATCTTCTCTTGATTTATTCCTCATCTCATCCAAAATGAACAGCACACAGGCACTCGACATGTTCCCATACTCTGAAAGAACGTGCCTTGTGGCTCGTAGCTTTTCAGGCTTAAGGGCTAACTTGGCTTCCACCTGGTCCAATATGGCTGGACCACCTGGGTGAGCTATCCAGAAAAGGGAGTTCCAGTCAGTGATTCCCAATGGCTGAAATGCCTCAACTAAGCTTTTTTCAATGTTCTTAGAAATAAGCCCTGGAACATCCTTGAGGAGATGGAACGTAAGACCCACTTCACGAAGGTGACCATCAATGGCACCGTCACTGTCTGGCAAGATTGTTTGAGCTGTTGAAACAAGTTCAAACAATGGCTTCTCGATTTCAGGAATCGGGTCCGAACCGATTATAACAGCAGCAGCACCATCGCCGAACAACGCTTGGCCGACGAGACTATCTAGGTGAGTGTCACTAGGTCCCCGGAAGGTGACGGCGGTGATTTCCGAGCAAACAACGAGGACTCGAGCACCTTTGTTATTCTCGGCCAAGTCCTTGGCCACACGCAGCACCGTGCCGCCGGCGAAGCAGCCTTGTTGGTACATCATGAGGCGCTTAACGGAGGGGCGGAGGCCCAAGAGCTTGGTGAGCTGGTAGTCGGCGCCAGGCATGTCGACGCCACTGGTGGTGCAGAAGACAAGGTGGGTGATCTTGGACTTGGGCTGGCCCCATTCTTTAATGGCTCTAGCGGCGGCTTCTTTGCCGAGCTTTGGCACCTCAACCACCACCATGTCTTGCCTAGCATCTAATGAAGGTTCCATGTATGCACATACATTAGGGTTCTCCTTCAGAATCTCTTCCGTTAAGTACATGTACCGCTTCTTAATCATTGATTTTTCGCCTGCAAAAGGAACAACAATATTAGCTTACTTTCGAAATTAAAGCATCTTTACGTTTCAgacttaatatttaataaaaaatgagtttaaattatattattttagagtGAGTTTAAATTAAACTGAGAtgatttaaaattactttttaggTATTTAATAAAGGTATTTAATAAATAGAAAGAATTGTATGGAACtaagatattatatatatttccaatAGTTTTATGCCacatacatttattttgaattttaatattttaatttggatttaattttttcatgatgaaaatattaatgtgacataaaactattaaaatagacAATATTCATGTTTCATACAATCATTTTCCATTTAATAAATGTGtgctaattaatattttacattttctaaCAGAAAATCAATTCTCTTTCTAACACAAAACCAATTCTCTTTAATAGTATATTAATTCTAATTAGTGtggattaattaaataaaattaacataaaaactaaataatattaaaaattagtactagtaataaaagttttatgattttttcaattaaatttaaatttagaattttaaaatttatggttttaggAAAGGACTAGATTAGGATTTAGTGTAAAAAACAAGATTTTagagttttataaaaaaattaaacataaaaattataataagaattaatttgatgtttcttgatgtattatattcatgctctttaaaaaatataatgtagCATATTATTAATAGATGCCTAAAATGTGACTTTTAATATAATCTTAATCTAAGTTAAACGCTTAAAATAGATTTatatttgatcaaaattaaatcatataatcacatatcatcatcaaagaatttttgataaacaaaagagattttttaataattaaaaaataatattaattgaactGATATTCTGtaattataacaaattaaattaaaaaactaacattaaataataaaatattttattttttacattctttatatcattttagaaaaaaggatattttcttaaagttacctttttaaaaaaaaattatcatatttaactcctttcattttctaaagacttttgttttcataatttttttcttccacTTATGTTATGAATGTgtacattttataataatttatttttatttagtttggtttctatttctacaatttttcttttatataaatataatgattttagttaaataaaattacagaTATCGATATTAacacttaaaattattatataaaatagaaatatatttaaatattagaactCGAATCTTAAA
This sequence is a window from Gossypium raimondii isolate GPD5lz chromosome 5, ASM2569854v1, whole genome shotgun sequence. Protein-coding genes within it:
- the LOC105766053 gene encoding chalcone synthase 2 codes for the protein MVTVEEVRKAQRAQGPATVLAIGTSTPPNCVDQSTYPDYYFRITNSEHKTELKEKFKRMCEKSMIKKRYMYLTEEILKENPNVCAYMEPSLDARQDMVVVEVPKLGKEAAARAIKEWGQPKSKITHLVFCTTSGVDMPGADYQLTKLLGLRPSVKRLMMYQQGCFAGGTVLRVAKDLAENNKGARVLVVCSEITAVTFRGPSDTHLDSLVGQALFGDGAAAVIIGSDPIPEIEKPLFELVSTAQTILPDSDGAIDGHLREVGLTFHLLKDVPGLISKNIEKSLVEAFQPLGITDWNSLFWIAHPGGPAILDQVEAKLALKPEKLRATRHVLSEYGNMSSACVLFILDEMRNKSREDGVQTTGEGLEWGVLFGFGPGLTVETVVLHSIPA